One genomic region from Streptomyces sp. NBC_00582 encodes:
- a CDS encoding NAD(P)/FAD-dependent oxidoreductase, producing MNRIVVVGASAAGLAAVETLRREGYDGTLTLVGDEPHLPYDRPPLSKQLLSSEWEEDRLSLRRPEDLAALGLDLRLGTPARGLDVHGRRVLLADGEALPYDGLVVATGVRPRRLPGEGAHVLRTLEDALTLRERLEPGRHLVVVGAGFLGAEAASVAWRLGARVTLLEPAAVPLAHTVGEDVGRVLAQAHRDRGVELRCGVGVTEVTEDGVRLADGGIVEADEVLVAIGSLPNTDWLGGSGLPVGDGVVCDEYLEAARGVYAAGDVARWYNPLFGTAMRIEHRTNAAEQGMAAARNLLAAPGARRPFAPVPYFWSDQYDLKVQAYGFLRGHEETVVVEGDLAERRFVAAYRTGDRVSGALAVGIPPRAIRTWRQAIASRAAWGESVRVPA from the coding sequence GTGAACCGGATCGTGGTCGTCGGGGCCTCCGCCGCCGGACTCGCGGCGGTCGAGACCCTCCGCCGCGAGGGCTACGACGGCACCCTCACCCTCGTGGGCGACGAACCGCATCTCCCGTACGACCGCCCGCCGCTGTCCAAGCAGCTGCTCTCCTCCGAATGGGAGGAGGACCGGCTGAGCCTGCGCCGCCCCGAGGACCTCGCCGCCCTCGGCCTGGACCTGCGGCTCGGCACCCCTGCCCGCGGCCTGGACGTGCACGGGCGCCGGGTGCTGCTGGCCGACGGGGAGGCGCTGCCGTACGACGGACTGGTCGTCGCCACCGGGGTACGGCCGCGCCGGCTGCCCGGCGAGGGCGCGCATGTGCTGCGCACCCTGGAGGACGCCCTGACCCTGCGGGAACGGCTGGAGCCGGGCCGGCATCTGGTCGTCGTCGGCGCCGGGTTCCTCGGCGCGGAGGCGGCGTCCGTCGCCTGGCGGCTCGGGGCCCGGGTCACCCTCCTGGAACCGGCTGCGGTGCCCCTGGCGCACACCGTCGGCGAGGACGTCGGACGCGTGCTCGCGCAGGCCCACCGCGACCGGGGCGTCGAGCTGCGCTGCGGGGTCGGCGTCACCGAGGTCACCGAGGACGGCGTACGGCTCGCGGACGGCGGGATCGTCGAGGCCGACGAGGTGCTCGTGGCGATCGGCTCGCTGCCCAACACCGACTGGCTGGGCGGCAGCGGACTGCCGGTCGGCGACGGTGTCGTCTGCGACGAGTACCTGGAGGCCGCCCGGGGGGTGTACGCCGCCGGGGACGTGGCCCGCTGGTACAACCCGCTGTTCGGCACCGCCATGCGGATCGAGCACCGCACCAACGCGGCCGAGCAGGGCATGGCCGCCGCGCGCAATCTGCTCGCCGCGCCCGGGGCGCGCAGGCCGTTCGCGCCGGTGCCGTACTTCTGGTCGGACCAGTACGACCTGAAGGTCCAGGCCTACGGCTTCCTGCGCGGCCACGAGGAGACGGTCGTCGTCGAGGGTGATCTCGCCGAACGCCGGTTCGTGGCCGCGTACCGCACCGGCGACCGGGTGAGCGGCGCCCTCGCGGTCGGGATACCGCCGAGGGCGATCCGGACGTGGCGCCAGGCGATCGCCTCCCGAGCGGCGTGGGGCGAGAGCGTCCGCGTCCCGGCGTAG
- a CDS encoding ferredoxin encodes MTSHKVELEADKCVASGQCVVAAMQVFDQDDDGIAILLEEAPAPELLDDVREAVAVCPAAAIRLVEQ; translated from the coding sequence ATGACCTCCCACAAGGTGGAGCTGGAAGCCGACAAGTGCGTCGCCTCGGGACAGTGCGTGGTCGCCGCCATGCAGGTCTTCGACCAGGACGACGACGGCATCGCGATCCTGCTGGAGGAGGCGCCCGCGCCCGAGCTCCTCGACGACGTCCGCGAGGCCGTCGCCGTCTGCCCGGCCGCCGCGATCCGACTGGTCGAACAGTGA
- a CDS encoding cytochrome P450 — protein sequence MADTLTGPVPQAPDAVPEFPMPRADRCPFDPPPALRELQEQAPLTKVRLWDGTEPWLVTRYADQRALLGDPRVSADTDRPGYPTKASPEAGEGKLSFIMMDDPEHARLRRMVTAPFAIKKVEALRPAVQRIVDDLIDGLLAGPRPVDLVEEFALPIPSLVICELLGVPYDDHAFFQDNTRTMVHRDATAEQRGQASREVAGYLAGLIGKRLAEPRDDLLSSIAARITAGEIDHQQATEMALLLLIAGHETTANMIALGTLALLQHPDQLALLRETDDPRLVSSAVEELLRYLHITHLGRRRAVTEDIEIGGQIIRAGEGVIMVNEVANRDPEVFPDPDRLDLTRDARRHVAFGFGVHQCLGQPLARMELQAVYGTLYRRIPSLRLVGTLDDVRFKHDAFIYGVHSLPVTW from the coding sequence ATGGCCGACACGCTGACCGGCCCGGTGCCCCAGGCCCCGGACGCGGTCCCCGAGTTCCCGATGCCGAGGGCGGACCGCTGTCCGTTCGACCCGCCGCCCGCCCTCAGGGAGCTCCAGGAGCAGGCACCGCTGACCAAGGTGCGGCTCTGGGACGGCACCGAGCCCTGGCTCGTCACCCGCTACGCCGACCAGCGGGCGCTCCTCGGCGATCCCCGGGTCAGCGCGGACACCGACCGCCCCGGCTATCCGACCAAGGCGAGCCCCGAGGCCGGTGAGGGCAAGCTCAGCTTCATCATGATGGACGACCCGGAACACGCCCGGCTGCGCCGGATGGTGACCGCGCCCTTCGCCATCAAGAAGGTCGAGGCCCTGCGCCCCGCCGTGCAGCGGATCGTCGACGACCTGATCGACGGGCTGCTGGCGGGCCCCAGGCCGGTGGACCTGGTGGAGGAGTTCGCCCTGCCGATCCCCTCGCTGGTGATCTGCGAACTGCTCGGCGTGCCCTACGACGACCACGCCTTCTTCCAGGACAACACCAGGACGATGGTCCACCGGGACGCCACCGCCGAACAGCGCGGCCAGGCGAGCCGCGAGGTGGCCGGCTACCTCGCCGGACTCATCGGCAAGCGGCTCGCCGAGCCGCGCGACGACCTGCTGTCGAGCATCGCCGCCCGGATCACCGCGGGCGAGATCGACCACCAGCAGGCCACCGAGATGGCGCTGCTGCTGCTCATCGCCGGTCACGAGACCACCGCGAACATGATCGCGCTCGGCACCCTGGCCCTGCTCCAGCACCCCGACCAGCTCGCCCTGCTGCGGGAGACGGACGATCCCCGGCTGGTCTCCTCCGCCGTCGAGGAGCTGCTGCGCTATCTGCACATCACCCACCTCGGCCGGCGCCGCGCGGTCACCGAGGACATCGAGATCGGCGGGCAGATCATCAGGGCCGGGGAAGGCGTGATCATGGTCAACGAGGTCGCCAACCGCGACCCCGAGGTCTTCCCGGACCCCGACCGGCTCGACCTCACCCGTGACGCGCGCCGCCATGTCGCGTTCGGCTTCGGCGTCCACCAGTGCCTCGGCCAGCCGCTGGCCCGGATGGAGCTCCAGGCCGTCTACGGCACGCTGTACCGGCGCATCCCCTCTCTGAGGCTCGTCGGCACGCTCGACGACGTCCGCTTCAAGCACGACGCCTTCATCTACGGCGTCCACTCCCTGCCCGTGACCTGGTGA
- a CDS encoding response regulator transcription factor has product MRAPRPSRRDEGRAGGFLYSSGPADLPGPLSWPGPSRTVSPLPADPTAKPSLARGAGQHVLILAGEPDTAELLATTLELAGYRIGLTDTAADALARLDAHRFDLLVVDTTLPDLPGIARAGRPVIAQRPPVLYLAPYDSLGSLLPELGPGVQDYVTKPFRVVEVLARIQVLLRGTAAPGRPGHSPCYDDLVLDDTLCRAWRGPRALDLTPAEYRLLRHLLVNAHRVLSKEQISRYVWGDFRGDNAIEQLLSRLRRKVDREAPPLIHTHRGFGYWLGRADG; this is encoded by the coding sequence ATGCGCGCACCGCGACCGTCCCGGCGTGACGAAGGCCGCGCGGGCGGCTTCCTGTACTCCTCGGGCCCCGCCGATCTCCCCGGACCGTTATCCTGGCCCGGCCCCTCGCGTACGGTCTCCCCCCTGCCTGCCGACCCGACGGCGAAACCCTCGCTCGCCCGTGGCGCCGGGCAGCATGTGCTGATCCTCGCCGGTGAACCCGACACCGCCGAACTGCTCGCCACGACCCTGGAGTTGGCGGGCTACCGGATTGGCCTCACGGACACCGCCGCCGACGCCCTGGCCCGGCTCGACGCGCATCGCTTCGATCTGCTGGTCGTCGACACCACCCTGCCCGACCTGCCCGGCATCGCCCGTGCGGGCCGCCCGGTGATCGCCCAGCGGCCGCCGGTCCTCTACCTCGCCCCGTACGACTCCCTCGGCAGCCTTCTGCCCGAACTCGGCCCCGGGGTGCAGGACTACGTCACCAAGCCGTTCCGGGTGGTCGAGGTGCTGGCCCGGATCCAGGTGCTGCTGCGCGGCACCGCCGCCCCCGGCCGCCCCGGGCACTCCCCGTGCTACGACGACCTGGTCCTGGACGACACCCTGTGCCGGGCCTGGCGCGGGCCCCGCGCTCTCGACCTCACCCCCGCCGAGTACCGGCTGCTGCGGCACCTCCTGGTCAACGCGCACCGCGTGCTGTCCAAGGAGCAGATCAGCCGGTACGTCTGGGGCGACTTCCGGGGCGACAACGCGATCGAGCAGCTGCTCTCCCGCCTGCGGCGCAAGGTGGACCGCGAGGCGCCGCCGCTGATCCACACGCACCGGGGTTTCGGGTACTGGCTGGGGAGGGCGGACGGCTAG
- a CDS encoding MarR family winged helix-turn-helix transcriptional regulator — MSPSPPAVPPASPAAVEIERSLTRVAYLSVRARQHDRLVAMAGVPLDRAAVAMLRRIAEHEPLRPGELAQVLAVQASHVTRQVQRLQQAGYVTRVPDPEDPRARRIRLTPLGEEAVARLGEAGARGMQLVLAEWSPAEVRLLARLVSRMADVLLVERTHPADLTAPLGERPGS; from the coding sequence ATGTCCCCCTCACCGCCCGCAGTGCCCCCCGCCTCGCCCGCAGCGGTCGAGATCGAGCGCTCCCTCACCCGGGTCGCCTATCTGAGCGTCCGGGCCCGTCAGCACGATCGACTGGTCGCCATGGCGGGCGTCCCGCTGGACCGGGCCGCCGTCGCCATGCTGCGCCGGATCGCCGAGCACGAACCCCTGCGCCCGGGGGAACTCGCCCAGGTGCTCGCCGTCCAGGCCTCGCACGTCACCCGCCAGGTGCAGCGGCTCCAGCAGGCCGGATACGTCACCCGGGTGCCCGACCCCGAGGACCCCCGCGCCCGGCGGATCCGCCTGACCCCGCTGGGCGAGGAGGCCGTGGCCCGGCTCGGGGAGGCGGGCGCGCGCGGCATGCAGCTGGTCCTCGCCGAATGGTCGCCGGCGGAAGTGCGGCTGCTCGCCCGGCTGGTGTCCCGTATGGCGGACGTCCTGCTGGTGGAGCGGACCCACCCGGCCGACCTCACCGCACCCCTGGGGGAAAGGCCCGGATCCTGA
- a CDS encoding SGNH/GDSL hydrolase family protein: MKPPVRAALARALACACSSRRSWPGGTATRPPPTPPRGPYVALGDSYTAGPDIPDRTGTPAGCERSDRTYPALVARRLELPAADVRDVSRSGATLADLSAPQSTDHGTNPAQLSALDGRTRLVTIGMGGNDIGFASLVKTCVTSGVITFALNGLRDGTASDAPCRARYVSDGTDAMGQRIATADERLAKALPEVRRRAPKARIYVVGHPAILPAHPSGCGAEMGITAGDIACPHEKERQLDAMLRKRADEAGAGYVDTYTPSVGRDACADRRVRWIEPLVPLAPAACVHPDERGERGMADAVLKNFGV; encoded by the coding sequence ATGAAGCCCCCCGTACGCGCCGCGCTGGCCAGGGCGCTCGCCTGCGCGTGCTCATCACGGCGATCGTGGCCGGGCGGCACGGCGACCCGGCCGCCCCCCACCCCGCCGCGCGGCCCCTATGTGGCGCTGGGCGACTCCTACACCGCCGGCCCCGACATCCCGGACCGCACCGGCACCCCCGCCGGCTGCGAACGCTCCGACCGCACCTACCCGGCCCTGGTGGCACGGCGGCTGGAACTGCCCGCCGCCGACGTCCGGGACGTGAGCCGCAGCGGGGCGACCCTGGCAGACCTGAGCGCACCGCAGTCCACGGACCACGGCACGAACCCGGCGCAGCTGTCCGCCCTCGACGGCCGGACCCGGCTGGTCACGATCGGCATGGGCGGCAACGACATCGGCTTCGCCTCCCTGGTGAAGACGTGTGTGACGTCCGGAGTCATCACCTTCGCGCTGAACGGTCTCAGGGACGGCACCGCGAGCGACGCGCCGTGTCGCGCCCGGTACGTCTCCGACGGCACCGACGCGATGGGGCAGCGGATCGCCACGGCCGACGAGCGGCTGGCGAAGGCCCTGCCCGAGGTCCGGCGGCGGGCGCCGAAGGCCCGGATCTACGTCGTCGGCCACCCGGCGATCCTGCCCGCGCACCCCAGCGGCTGCGGCGCCGAGATGGGGATCACCGCCGGGGACATCGCCTGTCCGCACGAGAAGGAGCGGCAGCTCGACGCGATGCTCCGGAAACGCGCCGACGAGGCGGGCGCCGGCTATGTCGACACCTACACGCCCTCGGTCGGGCGGGACGCCTGCGCCGACCGGCGGGTGCGCTGGATCGAGCCGCTCGTACCGCTCGCCCCCGCCGCCTGCGTCCACCCCGACGAGCGCGGCGAGCGGGGCATGGCGGACGCCGTCCTGAAGAACTTCGGCGTGTGA
- a CDS encoding zinc-dependent alcohol dehydrogenase, translating to MSTMKSVQTGGVDKIEVVDVERPVPGPKDALVRIRACGICGTDVTFLHMGGMPARAHLGGELVPVALGHEPAGEIVELGAEVEGLNIGDRVVVNPQEAPTGIIGCGGKYGGMSEFLLIENAEVGRSVAVFPDTVPFDVASLNEPMAVARHAVNRSEAGPGDKVVVFGAGPIGLGAAIWLKLRGVEHVVVVDVIASRLEKALAVGADAVVDSSREDVAARLTELHGPSANALGQPRPGTDVFIDAAGAAAVFNTVVNSAKWGAKLVMVAVHKKGSEIDLGGMLRSELTLIASQGYPTEIFEVTPELVEHQERFAELISHRVPFAEADSAFELALTPGAAEKVVVTLDD from the coding sequence ATGAGCACGATGAAGTCCGTCCAGACCGGTGGCGTCGACAAGATCGAGGTCGTCGACGTCGAGCGGCCCGTGCCGGGCCCCAAGGACGCCCTGGTACGGATCCGTGCCTGCGGCATCTGCGGCACCGATGTCACGTTCCTGCACATGGGCGGCATGCCCGCCCGCGCCCATCTGGGCGGCGAGCTGGTCCCGGTGGCGCTCGGCCACGAGCCGGCCGGGGAGATCGTGGAACTCGGCGCCGAGGTCGAGGGCCTGAACATCGGCGACCGGGTGGTCGTCAACCCGCAGGAAGCGCCCACCGGCATCATCGGCTGCGGCGGGAAGTACGGCGGTATGAGCGAGTTCCTGCTGATCGAGAACGCCGAGGTCGGCAGGAGCGTCGCCGTCTTCCCCGACACCGTGCCCTTCGACGTGGCCTCGCTCAACGAACCGATGGCCGTGGCGCGGCACGCCGTCAACCGCTCCGAGGCCGGCCCCGGGGACAAGGTGGTCGTGTTCGGCGCCGGTCCGATCGGCCTCGGCGCGGCGATCTGGCTGAAGCTGCGCGGTGTGGAGCACGTGGTCGTCGTGGACGTCATCGCCTCCCGGCTGGAGAAGGCACTGGCCGTGGGCGCGGACGCCGTCGTCGACTCGTCGCGGGAGGACGTGGCGGCGCGACTGACCGAGCTGCACGGCCCGAGCGCCAACGCCCTGGGCCAGCCCCGGCCCGGCACCGACGTCTTCATCGACGCGGCCGGTGCGGCGGCCGTGTTCAACACCGTGGTGAACTCCGCCAAGTGGGGCGCCAAGCTGGTGATGGTGGCGGTCCACAAGAAGGGCTCCGAGATCGACCTGGGCGGCATGCTCCGCAGCGAGCTGACCCTGATCGCCTCCCAGGGCTACCCCACCGAGATCTTCGAGGTGACGCCCGAGCTGGTCGAGCACCAGGAGCGGTTCGCCGAGCTGATCAGCCACCGGGTGCCGTTCGCGGAGGCAGACAGCGCCTTCGAGCTGGCGCTGACTCCGGGCGCGGCGGAGAAGGTCGTCGTCACGCTGGACGACTGA